From the Streptomyces nodosus genome, the window GCCGGCACACGGACTCGCTGACCGCCGTAACCGACAGCACTGAACGTGCGGGAGCAGCACGTACCCTCGCGGGCATGCTCACCGTCCATCTCGGCGTGGAGCGGACTGTGCTGCTGCCCGCCTTGGCGGCGCTGCCGGGAGCCGACGTGTCCGCCCTCGTCGGCGACTTCAGCACCGTCCTGGCGGGTGGCCGGCTGGAAGATCCGGAGATCGTCGACGTCCGCGAGATCCCGCATGGCCAGCGTCACCCGCGCATCTTCACCCGATTCGCCCGCCTCGCGGGCGGGGAGTCCTTCGTCCTGGTCAACAACCACGACCCCAAGCCGCTGCGCCGCGAGTTCGAGGCCACCCACCCCGGCCGCTTCACCTGGGAGTACCTCGAGTCCGGGCCCGAGCAGTGGCAGATCCGCATCACACGGGTGGACGACGATGCCTGAGAGGCGGAGCAGCGGGCAGCCGGAGGAGCCTGCCGTGGCACGCATGCTGTGCGATGTCCAGGCCCTCACCGGCAAATCCCCAGAATCCTCCAGCGTGCTGTGGAAACTGGCCGAGTCCGGACGCCAACTCGATGCCAACCTGATCCGGCTGCTCGCAGGGGACCACATCGCCACCCACGCCGAGCCCGACCTGGACGTCCTGATACTCGTCGTCACCGGCGACGGCGTGATGGACACCCCCGAAGGGGCGCTGCCGCTGACGGCAGGAGTACTCCTGTGGCTGCCGCACGGTTCGACGCGCAGCATCATCGCAGGGCCTGGCGGCTTGGCCTACGTGACGGTGCACCGCCGCCGCCCCGGCATGCAGATCCGCCGCCGCTCCGATCCGACCCCGGCAACGGCCCCACGGCCCATGCCACCAGCACGGCGCACGAGAGAGTGAGCGATGCACGTCACCGACCAGGCGATCGATGAACTCCTGGACCGTCGAGGCAAGGAAACCGTGAGCTTGGCTTGGCTCGCCGACCAGCCGCAGTACTTCGTCGACCTCAACCCGGAATTCGAGATCCCCACCGACCGCCTCGCCACCTGGCTGGCCCGACTCGACGACCCCGACGACGAATGACGAAGCCAGCCAACGGACGCAGGCGACACTTTTCACTCGTTTCTACGACGCACACTGGGTAAAATTGGCGAAATGAGTGAGCAGACGTTGCATGATCCGGCCGGCCCTCCCGCCGTGGGCGAGAGCCGGGCCCATGTACTCGACGTCCTGCGCGCCACGCCCGAAGCCGTGGGCGTACGGGAGATCGCCGAACAGACGGGCCTGCACTCCAACACGGCCCGCTTCCACCTCGACACGCTGGTCAAGGAGGGGCTCGCCGAGCGCAGCACCGAAGGAGGCGGCCGGCCGGGCAGGCCCCGCGCCGTCTACCGCGCCGCCGCTTCCCCGGCGCCGGCAGGCCGGCGCAGCTACCAGCTGCTCGCCCAGATGCTCACCGGCCTCATCACCGAGGCACTGCCTCAGCCGGCACAGGCCGCGGCCACCGCCGGCGAGGCATGGGGCCGCTACCTTGCCGACACCCCCTCTCCGGCCCAGCGCATCGACACCGACGAGGCCATCCGGCGACTGACCCGAGTACTCACGGACGTCGGCTTCGCCCCCGGCTCCGTCCACGACCGACCGGACACAGCCATCCCACTGCGCCACTGCCCGTTCAGGGAAGTCGCCGAGGAACACCGCGACGTGGTGTG encodes:
- a CDS encoding helix-turn-helix transcriptional regulator → MSEQTLHDPAGPPAVGESRAHVLDVLRATPEAVGVREIAEQTGLHSNTARFHLDTLVKEGLAERSTEGGGRPGRPRAVYRAAASPAPAGRRSYQLLAQMLTGLITEALPQPAQAAATAGEAWGRYLADTPSPAQRIDTDEAIRRLTRVLTDVGFAPGSVHDRPDTAIPLRHCPFREVAEEHRDVVCSLHLGLMRGALKEVRAPLSVDRLEPFVEPSLCLAHLTPAEQQADRIA
- a CDS encoding DUF6104 family protein, with the translated sequence MHVTDQAIDELLDRRGKETVSLAWLADQPQYFVDLNPEFEIPTDRLATWLARLDDPDDE
- a CDS encoding DUF2249 domain-containing protein; protein product: MSPAAEVFIQATDTDPDVRARAVVEETHRQLLEQLVALTEPHQELTTAFTDQLHRLLTATEQTLYAAASGAAETRLLVRALRVTAEIIGRHTDSLTAVTDSTERAGAARTLAGMLTVHLGVERTVLLPALAALPGADVSALVGDFSTVLAGGRLEDPEIVDVREIPHGQRHPRIFTRFARLAGGESFVLVNNHDPKPLRREFEATHPGRFTWEYLESGPEQWQIRITRVDDDA